tagcaaggttatgctcaaagtccttcacGCTACACTTCAATAATACATgcactgagaactttcagatgtacaagctggatttcaaagaggcagaggaaccagagatccaattgccaacatttattgaatccTGGGGAAAGTAAAGGAATGCCAGGACAACAATgacttctgcttcagtgactacaCTGTGTGGACTGCAAAATTGTGGAAAATACTTAAGGAGACTGGAGTGCCAGGCTACCTCATGTGTCTCCCAAGACACCTGTAtgggggtcaagaagcaacagttaatatCAGACATGTAACAATGGAGCAGTTCCAAATTGCGAAAGGAGTACAGTAAggtgtatattttcaccctgcctaTTTCATGTATATACCAAGTACTTCttgcaaaattctgggctggatgaatcgcaAGATAGAATCAGGATTGttaggagaaatgtcaacaacctccgatatgcagatggtaccactctaatggcagaaagtgaagaggaactaaaatttttttaatgaaaagaggagagtgaaaaagctggcttgaaactaaacattaaaaacactaagatcatggcaaccagtcccatcacttcatggcaaatagaaggggaaatagtGGATGCAgcgacaaattttattttcttgggcaccaaagtCATCGGGAACCATGGCTAtagtcgtgaaattaaaagatgcttgcttcttggaagtaaggcatgagaaacctagacagcatattgaaaagcagacacatcaccatgctgacaaagatctgaatagtcaaatctatggtttttccagcagtcatgtacagatgtgagagttggcccataaagaaggctgagcatcaaaaaaGTGAAGCTTTTGAACTACGATgtaaaggaaaccaactctgaacattcattggaagtactgttgctgaagctccaatactttggcctcctgatgagcCAACtcaccagaaaaaacaaaaacacataattGTGGGCGAGATtgaagagaaatggagaaaggggcagcaggagatcaaatggttagataacatcaccaactcagtggacacaaatctgagtaaactttgggagacagtggaagggagaggagcctggcatactagtCTATGAGGctgcagagtgggacatgacttagtgactgaacaataacaacctcAGAAACCAATGCATACTCTACCTTTCTTTTAAGAATAGACAAGTTTTAGTACTCCATTTTATAAAGCAGGACAAAAAAGAAACTTCACTTTACAGGTAAGAAACCTTCCAAAAACTACATTAACCAACAATCACGTTTAACAACAACATTAACATGTTTAACATCAAATATATCAGGTTTATAGCAGATAATGCTGATTGGATGTGATAAGAAGAATGATGCATCTTCTTGTTTCTCTCTAAAGCGTTTGTCCAGTTGCTATATAGTTGAATAGAATGTTTGAAAATTCTACAATGTAGAGaatagtttattaaaaatactgtactccatatgggcttccctggtggctcagagggtaaagcagctgcctgcaatgtgggaaacctgggtttgatccctgggtcaggaagatcctctggagaaggaaatggccacccactcctgtaccctcgcctggaaaatctcatggatggagaagcctggtagactacagtccatgcagtcgcaaagagtcggacacgactgagcaacttcactttctttctttctttctaccctGTACACAATACAAcactgtatattaaaaaatgatttttaaaagaatggttgAGTCTGTGATATCTCATGTGGGCTTACTGACTTAGGAATATTTTGAAACCAATGAATCTAATTGACAGCAATCATTACAAAATAATTCAAACACTGAAGAATGTAACATTAAAGATTAAAAGGCACAGATATCAGCCAAGATCACATAAGGTGATTAAGGTACCAAAATTTCAATATTATTAGCATTACCATATAATTCAAACACTGAAGAATGTAACACTAAAGATTAAAAGGCACAGATATCAGCCAAGATCGCATAAGGTGATTAAGGTACCAAAATTTCAATATTATTAGCATTATCATATTATTATCATTGCAATCAGTAGTGTTTTCTAAATTGTTGCATTTATTGAGAAATAGAGTACATACTCAGGTCATTCTCTAGGTGGGCATTTCTGTGTACTAacttaaaatggtaaaatttgtATAAGATTTATAATTAATTATGCTAAATGGCATATGATCTTGTAATGGGATTCTGTTGTTTCACCCTGGCTAGGCTTTAATACAAGGATTTAACGTAATCCATCAGCCAAGCTTTGAgcactcacatctcctgcaattATTCAAGCAGATACTAATCTAGGTGATGCTGTGAAGAGGTTTTGAGGATGTAAATCTGTGATATAGACTCTAATCTAAGGAGATTATGCAGATGAACCCGATTTAATCAACAGGAGGTCTTTAAAAGAATGTATAGAAACTCCTGGAATAGAAGTGCAGACAATAAGTGGATCAGCATTGCTCCCAGTGCCTCAGCCTCCCGCGGGCAACAGCTTTGCCCTGAATAACTCGGATTCCAGCCTGCTTGTGTTTACCCACCCGGAGGAAGGCCCTCCTGCCCTCACACTTTCCCCTCAGCATCATAGGGGGCAGCGCCCTGTGAGCAGgagctctgtctctctctctccttctgtaaCTGAACCCTAGCTGAGGCAAACCTGATACACTGATGGTAGCTATTAGCTTAACTTTAACTATAAATCTTATAGTCCATTGACTGACAGCGGCCCTCCCAATATATTAAGATCGATAACCCAAACTTTTCATGGAAAatggtgtttttgttgttgttgttgttttgttttgttttgttgttgttgttttaattgctGCAAGTTCTTAGCAATAAAACTTACTTCCACTGCTTCTTCTTGGGTCAAGGAAGAAGGTGACCACTCTTTGACCCAAATAAAGACCTTGCCCGGGTTATTAGGAGATGCCAGTTTTGAAAATTTACATttaggaagaaaatataaatgcacCTTCTTAGAAGAAATGTATCATCAGTAATTTTCTGCTCTTTACTCCTGATTGCATGCGAGGTGTAGTTTCCACTGCTCGCTAGTTGCCCTCCAGACTATCATCTATGTATAGCTTCATCAATCACCAACTTGAATGATTTTGCTCATAAAATTTGCTTCCtagccttattttatttttattcatgtagTTTTATGATTGTGCTCATTGCAACACATTTAGTTACTAAGGAGTttataaaggaaacattttacaAGGTAAGGCCCCAATCATAATTACCAACTGCAATGTTCTCATCATTATTCTATGATCCATTACTTTTCTGTGGATCTCTCCTCACGGACCCCTGTACTGGAACTGCGGTGGGGAAATTTTAATGAGAGATGGGCTAGGTGACATTAAGAAAGCTTTCAAAATCTTGGTATCTCACTTCCTTACTTCCTAAATTTAGAAGTAGGCCACTTTCCTACTGGGAGTGCATAGATTGGGGCAGAACTATTTCCATATGTATATTTAAGTTCTGATCTGCCAATAAAGTGTTTCTTTCTgacttagaaaagtaaaaatagaaacaaattcatgttcatttgaATGAGGTATGCCACTTGTTTTCAAGCCAGCTTCTGCATTTCTTCTTAGCAGAAATCCTGACGCTTTGTCACTAATACATATTCCACTGATGTATGAATGATGTTGGAAATCTGCTTAAGATTAAGACATCTCATTATTTGTTCTTTACTCCCCCTCTAGGTTCctggcttttttcctttttttttttttttttgttttcatgaacTATTGTATCTTTATTAGTAGTTGTATCTTTTATATACAAAAAAATTGAGTTTGAATATTAATCTTGTTTCCAAAAGAAATCttagtgatttatttatttattttttgtatactttttctttttactttattgtttaTTAGTGTGTTTCAGGTGAACAATTGTTACATCAGAAATAATGATCATACTTGACTTTCTATACCTAAAGCTTATTTCTTACTGTGTTTTGACAGTTGTCTAAAAAAACATTAATAGTGGTGATGTATTATTGTCCTGATTGTGAACTTTAAAGTTCACACTCCAAAGCTTTAATACAGAATTTGCAACTACTAACAtgatttaaatttatgtttaaattaaCATAAGTTTAAATTATTCTTAAGCATCTATTAACTTATTTTGTTTTAGGTTtttagctctgttggtaaagaatccacctgcaacacaggagaccctggttcaattcctggcttgggaagatcccctggggaagggataggctacccactccagtattcttgggcttcccttatggctcagctggtaaagaatctgcctgcaatgcgggagacctgggtttgatccctgggttgggaagaacgcctggagaagggaaaggtgacccaatccaatattcttgcctgagaagacTGTGGACTGtattccacggggttgcaaagagctggacacgactgagcgactttcactttcatttcagttcatGATGTGTACTCGTATGTTCATGGCATCCTTTCTTTTAACTATCAGTCTGACTTTTCCTCAGACACATTAATATAAGCCAATTGTACTCATTGGTTACTTTCAGAAAGCCTGTTATTTTCCAGAAATAACCCACATGTAATGATTTTTTGACAATATGACAAATTCAGACGGATTATCTCAACCTTTGTTAGAGTGGAAATTCATATTTATGCAAGACCCCATGGTATACAAGGTATACATGTTATACAAAtaacaacacttgttatttttttttttttttttgatgacctAGATGTTAATCCTCTGTTCCACAGTAACATCACCCATAGGAAAACTTGGAAATTATTCAAAGTCCAAACACTTCTCTCACTCCTTTCtctagattattattattttttttaatatagagtaAACTACTCATCTGCAGTTTTGCTTTTCTTGATTTCAGTTACCCAGGTGGTTAAAACCTTGTTCAGGAAATATTAAGTGGAAAATctaagaaataaacaattcaaatATGTTTAATTGTGAGTCATTCTCTGTAGTGCAATGAAATCCCACACCATCCAGCTTTATCCCAACGAGAACATGTATCATCACTTTGTCCTGCTTATCCGACCCTCACTGACTTAACTTTCTGGGTTATCATATCAATGGTCCTAAAATTCACACTAGGTATCTTCAGGTAGCCCTTATTTAATAATGGCCCTCAGgtatgatgataatgatggtggtATTTCAGATATGCCAAAGGGAAGCCATAGGGTCCATCCTTTAGGAGATTGTTTCTGTCTTTTCCCTTATACTATTGTAATAGCAAAAGACACGCAAATTCTGAGTTCTCTAAAAGAAATGCTTTTCCCAGTTTCCAGGGCAATGGTGATTTCCCTGCAAATCAGATTTCATCCTGAGGATGAATAGATGTATATAGGGCAGAGGAAGTTACAAGGAAGCAGGAGAAGTTTGCAGGCTGGTGTTGGCCTGGTTGGTGACCAGGTCTGCCTATGCTGTGCAAGCTCTGAGTTCTTGTATTGAGGTCCAGGAAGTGGGAGGCACATGGTCATATTGTTGTGAATTTAGGAAGTTCATGAAGGAAGTGAAAAACCACAGCATATATTCTGGACACATGGTAACAATAGAAGAATTTATTGTCAGGAACATGGAGGACAACCAAGTGAAATTTGCATTCGACACTATCTTCACATcaaataacaataaaggaagctCCATTACAGTAGAAAGAGCCTAAAGGTCAGGAAGTCTCCTTGATAtactgcaggggacaagggtccCCTCAGAGAAGGAGTCCTGAGCATCCCATCTGGGCTGTGACTCAGCCTCCTCATCTGTGGCCAGTGCAGATGAAGGGCCTGACAGGGAAAGTGCACACGCCATCATCGTATCTCCAAAGGAGGCAACGCTTGGCAACATCCACAAAACTTATACTCCCACTGTCACAATCAAGGAACACCCCAACCCTGTCCAGAGGTCTCTCTATGTACAGAGGCGTGGTCGGGGCGGTGGTCCAGAGTTGGTAATGGTCATCCTGCTTCACACACGCAAGAAGAAAGTTGTCTCTGTTGGACTCATCCAGTATGCCGTCGTCCTTCCTTATCCAGGAATCCTTACAGACGCCTACAGCCCAGTCCCAAGAGCTGTCCACGAGCATCTCCCAGTACTGTTTGCCAGAGGTGAAGCTCTGGTCTCCCCATGCAGCAAAATACTTGGATGTTCCACCATCCAAAGATGCATGGAGGCTGGGATGTTCATACGTCAAACGCCTTGCATCATCGAACAGCCTGATGTGCTGACTGCTTACTTCATTATTGAATGAAAAGGTAACTGTGGAGAGATGAGAGAAAATGTCAGTCAGAATCAatgttaaaaatcaaattatcTACCAGAGAAGGTGGTCCACCTGGAGTCTCACTGGAAATACATTGTAAGATTGAAAGGGCAGTTCTAATTGGAAAGTATAGGATTTAAATATTGCTAACATATCTGCTGAAGAAAGAgctaattaaaatggaaaaaaacattcCCACAAGTTCAGAGATTATAAGTTAGAGGGAGGTCAAGGTAATTTCTGGCTGGGTGTAATATTACTATATCTAAAATATTGCACTGCTGGACATCGATCACCTCCAAGACCATGACAGCATATCTTATCCCCACCTTCCCTACCACTGTGCAAGGAAAAGAGCTGCATTAAAGAATGGAAAATGGTGATCACTCTACCATTTCAGTTAAGTTAGCAAATGGACACTGAAGAAGTACAACCTAAGGACGGCTTCTTCAGAGTAGTTTCTTTGTAGGGCTTATCTGTCTTTGATCTGTGGTTCCAACCTGAGGCCTAGTCTTCCCCTTCCTGCTAAGTCACCCTCCAGGGTGAGGTTTATCACAGAGCTCATTGTGGCCTCATCATCCAACCATTtgcttccttttgatttctgcatTTGATTTTTGAGGCTTATGCATTTTGTCAGATTATGTGAATGGAAAAAGCACTTTATGCCTTCAGTTGCTAAGAACTTTTTAGCAAAAAtgtttttaggacttccctggtggcacagtggataagatgcTTCCTGCCAATTTAGGGGACATTcctaatctgggaagattccacatgttgtggaggaactgaacctgtgGATTAcgactaccgagcctgtgctcttggGCCCAGGACCCaccactgctgagcccacatgctacagTTACTGAAGCTCACTTATCAGGGGTCTCttgtgctctgcagcaagagaagctgctgcaatgagaagGCCCCCACTGTTGTGAAGGGGAACCTGGCTCAtgacagctagagaaagcctgggcaaAGCAACGAAGCCCCAGTGTGGTTAAAACtaagtaaagaaaatattttaaaaataatataaataaaaaagaaaagaaaatgtattcttaaaagatgttttaaaactcTAACTTCACTTAAACTCTGAAATTTTAATATCCTGTTTTAATTACCAGTTTTCTAGAAGTCAGTGAGCAGCTGACATTGTATGTCATGATATTTCTAGGGCTCAAGAAGCCATTTTGGGAGCATGTTACTTTTTTCATTATacaaatttttatgaaatttaaaaatatttgatgagGCCTGAATCAAATCAGTATCTGCACCAGCCTGCATGTAATCTGTAAGGATGTTAgtgactctgtgaccacataTGTCTGCACCTGCCTGTTTGCAGGCTGTTCCCCTGCACGAGGTGAAAGCTCAGCAGGAAAAGACTCTCTGTGGACACCATCACTGAAGGAGCCTGCAGAATGGACGCACCATGGGTTGACACTCACCTCGGAAGCGGTTGAGCCAGTCCATCAGCCCGGACATGGGTCGCGCAGGGAGTTCAGGGACCAGGGGCTGAGGCACGTGCAGCTGTGCTGACTCACTCCTGTAAGAGGAAGATGCGGGTCATCCTTCTGCTGCCCAAGGCTTTTAAACACAGCCTTTACGATAAGACAACATCCTTCAGCTCAGCATTCTTCACCTAAATCTCTTCTCCACCCTCATGGGATAGAATTGAGCTGTTTTTGGAAAATTACTCTCACTCTTCTTCTTGCCCTGATTCCAGCCCATTTCTCAGAGATAATTGCCTCTCTAACCTCAAATCTGGGAAAAACTAGTCTTTGCACATATAGCTACTGGTGATTTTGAAATCTAAATCAGAAATTactgacctttaaaaaaattttgcacTGAGTTGGATAATACCTCCCTCTGCCACAGGAACAAAAGGGCTAACTTCCTTTTGAGCAAGAAATCATACTCAGCAAAACAGGTGCAGACACATGTACACAAGCAACCTAGCATTATCTAGGTAAGTTACATCATCGCTTTGTTAAGTGCTGCTGTATCTCTTTCAGAGCCCACAGGTGCCCTCATCAGCACCAAAAGACTTACCATTTCAGTTTGTCTTCCAATTcctgtcaaggaaaaaaaaaaaaaagacaagttagACCTTATATATAGGCAACCATGATTTGGGTTGGCGAAACTTCAGTAGAGTTCAAATCATCACCATCAGAAACAGTCTGagacatttgttttccttttctttctgaaaacaaaaacaaaaacctttgggACAACATATTTTATATGGATGGAATGTATTTCCTGATGAGTTAATAAAACGAAAGGTGAAACAGAGAAAGGACAAGAGTGCTGGTGATTCACCCTCCGCTCTCTGCACATTGATCTTTCCTGTGGCTTTTCCCCAGAGTGTAATAAGCTCCAAACTAATGTTTAATGAAACGTGGTATATCCCAATAGGAagtggaaatacacacacacacacacacacacacacacacacacatatacatgtatgtgtgtttgtatatatgtatatacatacacatatgcacttTGCCCAAATGTCTCCCATTACAcatttggagaccaaaaaatggAATGAGTACATAAGCTATTCCTTTCTGGTTTTAATAGAGGCAAGTTACAAAAGGAGATTTTGAAAAGGGAATATTCCCTGGGGAATGTCTAGGATCAGAATACTGTAAAGCTTGCTCAGTCATGAGTTGCATGAGTTGCACTTTATCTATAATATTTCCAAGTAGGAGAGAATCCCATCTTAGTCTCAGGGGATGAAGAAATTTACTATGTCAGGGAAGTCAAAGGTGTGAACTTCAGGTAATGTATTTTCAAACAGATCCTCAGTTCTTACCTGGAGCAGCTTCACATCTGGTTTAGAGCACATTTGAATGAGCTCCTTGTGTATTTCTTGGAgctctctcttctttctgattATTTCCTCTTGCCTTCTTCTGAGTTGACTGCCTATGTGTTGGCCTTCTTTTATAACACTCTCTACATAGTAATCCTCTTCCTCTGGGAGAAATGGGGGTGCCATCTGATAAGTTCTCCTAATCATGTCTCCATGTCGATACACATAAAACTGTTGAGAGATGAATTTCAACATCATTTAGTTTGCTCTAATTCATATTCTCTCCCAAGAAGCTACATCCATGCTAAATGCATGCCCTCCCTCATCTCAGGAGTCAAGttcattcttctttccttcactttgttttcattctttttaattgatcAGAAACCAAACCCACCCTTTCCTCAAACAACTTTCATCTAATTCAGGAGTTCCTGAAACACTTGTAGAAAATCTTTTCATGAATC
Above is a genomic segment from Dama dama isolate Ldn47 chromosome 2, ASM3311817v1, whole genome shotgun sequence containing:
- the LOC133068679 gene encoding tripartite motif-containing protein 43-like gives rise to the protein MARAQTPADPVLLKDTLLSGKNLVSTVRKANLRQFLKCEEQLCGTHKQTKTIFCEADKSLLCLVCSQGQEHKTHRHCPAEEAAEESWFYVYRHGDMIRRTYQMAPPFLPEEEDYYVESVIKEGQHIGSQLRRRQEEIIRKKRELQEIHKELIQMCSKPDVKLLQELEDKLKWSESAQLHVPQPLVPELPARPMSGLMDWLNRFRVTFSFNNEVSSQHIRLFDDARRLTYEHPSLHASLDGGTSKYFAAWGDQSFTSGKQYWEMLVDSSWDWAVGVCKDSWIRKDDGILDESNRDNFLLACVKQDDHYQLWTTAPTTPLYIERPLDRVGVFLDCDSGSISFVDVAKRCLLWRYDDGVCTFPVRPFICTGHR